A single region of the Vanessa tameamea isolate UH-Manoa-2023 chromosome 18, ilVanTame1 primary haplotype, whole genome shotgun sequence genome encodes:
- the LOC113403249 gene encoding uncharacterized protein LOC113403249: MKFFVVFALCVAAATANVISPIVVSDEAAEIQQIIDAINHPSTDPATAALLEQMLNEVLGLTKPEPIDVGPAIVEDEYESISVGPAIVNPEINNSPLVQIVINVKPGSGNPVVVEGMPEVAPTPVIVVENPVAPDPVIVAPVIIPEPVITLPDILN, encoded by the coding sequence ATGAAATTCTTCGTTGTATTTGCTCTGTGCGTCGCTGCGGCCACCGCCAATGTCATCAGCCCCATCGTGGTTAGTGATGAAGCAGCTGAAATCCAACAGATCATCGATGCAATCAACCACCCCAGCACCGACCCTGCCACCGCCGCTCTTTTAGAACAAATGTTGAACGAAGTTCTCGGTCTTACTAAGCCCGAACCTATCGATGTCGGACCTGCCATCGTTGAGGATGAGTACGAATCCATCTCAGTCGGACCTGCTATCGTGAATCCTGAAATCAACAACTCCCCTCTTGTCCAAATCGTCATCAATGTCAAGCCTGGTTCTGGCAATCCCGTCGTTGTCGAAGGTATGCCCGAGGTCGCGCCCACTCCCGTGATCGTTGTAGAGAACCCTGTGGCTCCCGACCCCGTTATCGTTGCCCCTGTGATCATCCCCGAACCCGTCATTACTCTTCCTGACATTCTCAACTAA
- the LOC113400168 gene encoding magnetosome-associated protein MamJ-like produces the protein MKFLIVFALCAATASALFEIPDLVAQEAAEIQQILDVINNPSTDPATAAALEQLLVDVLGTKPEPIDVGPAIVEDDYESISVGPAIVDQIVSSPESSPLVQIIINIKPGSGNPVVVEDFPEVEPTPVIVVEEPEIEPTPVIVVEEPEIEPTPVIVVEEPEIEPTPVIIVEKPEIEPTPVIVQENPVAPEPVIVAPVIIPEPVITLPILN, from the coding sequence atgaaatttttaattgtctTCGCTTTATGCGCCGCCACGGCTTCTGCCCTCTTCGAAATACCTGACCTGGTTGCTCAAGAGGCTGCTGAAATTCAACAGATCTTAGACGTCATCAACAACCCCAGCACTGACCCCGCCACCGCCGCTGCTCTCGAACAATTGCTTGTTGACGTACTCGGCACTAAGCCCGAACCTATCGATGTCGGACCTGCCATCGTTGAGGATGACTACGAATCCATCTCTGTTGGACCTGCCATCGTCGATCAAATTGTGTCCTCCCCCGAGAGCTCTCCTCTCGTCCAAATCATCATTAACATCAAGCCCGGTTCTGGCAATCCCGTGGTTGTTGAAGATTTCCCCGAGGTCGAGCCCACCCCCGTGATCGTCGTAGAGGAACCCGAGATTGAGCCCACCCCCGTGATCGTCGTAGAGGAACCCGAGATTGAGCCCACCCCCGTGATCGTCGTAGAGGAACCCGAGATTGAGCCCACCCCCGTGATCATCGTAGAGAAACCCGAGATTGAGCCCACCCCAGTGATCGTCCAGGAGAACCCTGTGGCTCCCGAACCCGTTATTGTTGCTCCCGTGATCATTCCCGAACCTGTCATTACTCTCCCTATCCTCaactaa
- the LOC113400173 gene encoding uncharacterized protein LOC113400173 has protein sequence MRLNTIFYTAPSSKSARRPQREPIPFQMLLPLRLKKAVSGKGDKLKEAACMQEMAVMFACFKKAEFDQEQCLKEVSAFQSCFKDYNERSKLQRDQGKKGILVPGEKSLTHRQLNQLLKSFPPGQ, from the coding sequence atgagatTGAACACGATATTCTATACTGCACCTTCAAGCAAGAGTGCAAGAAGACCACAAAGGGAGCCTATCCCTTTTCAAATGCTGTTACCTTTACGACTTAAGAAAGCCGTGTCTGGTAAAggagataaattaaaagaagCTGCTTGTATGCAAGAGATGGCTGTAATGTTTGCCTGCTTCAAGAAAGCAGAGTTCGATCAGGAGCAGTGCTTGAAAGAAGTCTCGGCTTTTCAATCTTGTTTCAAAGACTATAATGAACGATCAAAACTTCAAAGAGATCAAGGCAAGAAAGGTATATTGGTTCCTGGTGAAAAGAGCCTGACACACAGACAACTGAATCAACTATTAAAGTCATTTCCACCTGGCCAGTAG